The nucleotide sequence AGTAGGGATCGGCCACGAGCAGCCCCAGCGACGGGTTGTCGAGGCTTTGCAGCACCAAAAACGGGGAGTCCTCGCGCACCTGGATAAGGGTGAATTCCCGCTGATCCCCGAAGCCAATGAGGCCTCTGGGGAATTGCAGCACCCGTTCTTCCGGCAACGTCAAGCGCCCAAGGCGCGTTTCCACTATTCGTTCGTTTTTTTTGGCCATAACTTCGCCGCCGCCAGGACATCGGAATCCATGGCGCAAAGCGCCTGCCGATTCTGTTCAAGCACCCGCAGATAAACCTCTTCGCGATACACCTGCATGTCGTCGGGCACTTCCAGCCCGATCTTGATCTGCTTGCCCTGGACTCCCAGGACGGTGATCTTGATATGGTCTCCGAGGTGCAGGCTTTCGCCCGGCCTCCGGGTCAAGATGAGCATGAACGCCCACGCCCCCACTTGTGTTTCTGGACGCGAAAAATGCCGTCTTCGCGCCCGGTTATCGACCCTTCTAGCCGTGAGGGCCGGCCTTTGTCAACGCCTGGGGCCGCGGCTGCTAAATATAGCTGACCAGGGACAGGTTCATCACCGTACTCGAGGACTTGAGCACGGCCTGATAGGCCAGCTCCTGCTGGGCCAGCTTGGTGATGAGCTCGGTCAAGTCGGCGTCCTCGGTCTTGCTCAGGGTATCCCCAGCGTTCTCGGCCAGGGTGTCGACCATGACGCCGGCCGCCGTCACCCGGTTTTCCCGCGCGCCAACCGAGGCGGCCACGGTGAGCACCTGCTCCTGGGACGCCGTCAGCTGGTCCAGGGCTTCCTGGCAACCCTGCTGGTTGTTGGTTTCGAGGTAGCCCACGAGCTTGCCCACGGTCTCGAACAGGTTGGCATCGACCGAGCCTTCGAAGGTCACGGCCTGCCCGTTGTAGACGCCGCCGAAGATGTCCTTGCCCACGCCGTTGACCGTGACCGAGTCCGTGGGGGAAATGGCCACACTGATGTCGGCGGTGCTGGGCTGGATGAAAAACTGGCTGCCGGAAACCACGGTGCCGGCGCTGTCGAGGGTCAGCGAGCCGCCGGGCACGGGCAGGCTCACCGTCGTGCCGCTGGGCGTGCCCGAGGTGTTGCCCGACACCCAGGAGCGGCCGCCGTCGGTGCTGTAGGAATAGGCAAAGGGCGCGCTGAAATCGCAGTCCTCGTCCAGACGCACGGCGACGTTGCCGGAAAATACCCCGGCCGCCGAGGCCGTGGCCCCGGAGTTGGTCGCGTCGATGACGGTCACGCCGTCGTTGGTGTTGCCGTTGTAGACCGCCGTGGGCCGGATCCACATCCAGGTGCCGTTTTCGTCCTCGTGGTCGGCGCAGGCCGTGACGGTGTCCAGGGCGTCGTTGTCCAGGGTCATGGTCACGCCGCCGAGGTTGAGTTCCTGGGGATCGTCGGTGGTGGCGGTATTGTAGGAGCCGGTGGTCCAGGTGGTCCCGCCGTCGGCGGAGTAGGAAAACGCCGGCTGGTGTCCGGCGGTGTCGGTGCCCATGAACTGCACCAGCAGCGTGGAATTGCTGGAGCCGGTGAGGGTGAAGCCGCCGTTGGAAGCGGCGACCGCCGCATTGAAGGTCTCGTCGTTGGAGTTCATCCACAGGGCCTCGGAGAAGGCTTCGGTATCCACCTTCTGGCCGGCGAACAGGGACTGCCCGCTGTACTCGGTGTTGGCCAGGGAGATGAGCTGCTGGAAATACTGGCGCACGGCCGAGGCGATCTCTCCCCGGTTCTCCTCGGTGACGGACCCCGTGGCCCCCTGCTCGGCATAGCCCTTGATGGAGGTGATGAGCGTGCTGACCGAGGTCAGCGCGCTGTCGGACTGGGTCAGCCAGCCTTCGGCGCTGGTGATGTTGCGCTTGTACTGGGTGAGCTGGCTGATGTCGCAGCGCGTCTGGAGCACCAAGGCCGCGCCGTTGGGATCGTCGGAGGGCGCGTTGATGCGCTTTTGGGTGGACGACTGGAGATTGGTCTCCATGAGCCGGCTCAAGGCGGCATTGTTTTGCCGGACGATGGAGCCGTAGATGCTTTGCTGGGCGACGCGCATGACCATGGTGAACCTCCGGGAGCCTAGTTTTTGAGCCCCAGGACTGTCTCGAACATCGAATTGGCGGTGCTGACGAGCTTGGCCGCGGCCTGGTAGGAATGCTGGAACTTGATCATGTTGGTCAGTTCCTCATCGAGATTGACGCCGGAAGTCGAGAGCTGCTGCTCGTTGAGCTCGGCGGCCAAGGCCGCCTGGTAGGTGGCCTGGTACGAGGCGGCGGCGGTGTCCGAACCGATCTTGGACACCAGGGAGGCGTAATTGTCGGTAAGCGTCTGGTTCACCGTGGTCTTGCCGGCGACATAAAAGGAAATGGCGGTGTTTTCCAGTTCGGTCATGGCCTTGGCCGTGAGGTTGTCGCCCACGGCCACCAGCCCGTCCGCGCCCACGTGGCCGGCGTTGATCCGATTGAGGTCGGTGCCGACGACATCGTTGACGGCCACGTCCGAAGCCCGGGAGCCGGTGAGAAACGTGTTGACGCCAAGGGCGGCCAAAACACCCGAGGAATCGTCGCCGAACTGGAAGGTACGCCCGTTGACCCCGCTGATGGACAGGCGGTTGTTGCTGATGGACGCGTCGAGATAGGTGTCGGAAAAGGCTGGCGGAGAAAACGCGTTGTCTATCGCCGTGACCAGATCATCCAGGGTCGTGACCCCGGGGGTGAAGGCGATGGACGCCTGGACCGGGTTGCCGCTGCCGTCCACGGCGAGATTGCCGTTGGCGTCGTACGCATACAGCATGAACGCGCCGGACTGGAGCCTGTCGCCAAAATCCAAGCCCGAAGACCGGGAATCAAGCGCCACGTTCGTCAACGAAACGGCGTTGGTCCCCAGGACCGTACTGAAATTCGTCAGGCCCGCGCCCTGGGAATGGATGCGGTTGACTTCCCAGACCATGCTCTTGGCAAAGGCGTCGAGGGTGTCCTGAAACTCGCCGAGCTCCTCGTCGCGGAACAGGAACGCGCCGGCCAGCGCCCCCCCGGTGAGACGCCGGGTGTTGTCCGTGCCGTCGGCGTACTGCTGGGGGGTGATGTTCTCGGCCGTGCCGGCCGTGGTGTACCAGTACAAGGCCTTTTTCGGGACCAGGGTGAAGGTGTCGCCGACATTGAGGTTGTCGGCCGCCGGGGTGTCTGGGTCGTCAACATTGGCGAACCAGATGTCGAGGTCGCCAACCCGGACCTTGGAGCCCTCGGCCTCGGCCTGATAGACCGCCGTCGTGCCGTCGTCGTTGGTCAACCAGGTGCGGCCGCCGTCCAGGGACACCTGGAAGGCCGCGCCTCCGCCCACGGCTCCGCCCGACACCACCTTGAGGGTGTATTCGTCGTTGTCGGCGCCGTCGTAGTAGGCCTGGACGTCGCTGACGGGAGGGCCAAGGGACGTGGGCGAAAGCTGGCGCACGGTCTGGCCCTGCTCGAACTTGAAGTCAAAGGCCACCACCCCGTCCACCACGGTCTGTCCAGCCGTAGTGTAGACCGTGATGTCGCCCTTGCCGTTATCGATCACGTTGATATCGACAAGGCCCGCCATCTCGCGCAGCTTGACGTCACGCAGGTCGTAGAGATTGTTGGGATTGCTCTTACCGTCGATCTGGGTCTGGTTGATCTGGTTGTTGAGGTCGGCAATGTCCTTGGCCAGTTCGTTGAGCTTGTCCACGCCGGCGGCGATGCTTTGATCGGCCTGATCTTCGAGCTGCCGCATGGAATCGGCCTCGGAGCGCAGGGTGCTGAGCAGGGTCTCGGTGTCGTCCACCAGGGTCTGGCGCACGGCGGCGCTTTCCGGATTGGTGGTCAGGTCGCCCCAGTCGTCGAAAAAGGTGCTCAGCGACGTGTTGAGCCCATCGGTGTTGGACTCGTTGACGAGATTCTGCACGCTTTGCAGGCCGTTGTAGAGGGTCTGGTAGCGGTCCCGGGCCGACACCTTGGTCAGGTATTGGGCCTCGACGAACTTGTCATGGGCGCGCACCACTTCCTGGGCCACCACGCCGGTGCCGACCTGGCCGGTGAACGTGTTGACGTACTGGCCGTCCTTGAGCACCACCGACTGGCGGCTGTAGCCCTCGGTGTCAACATTGGAAATGTTGTTGCCGGTGACCTGCAAGGCCGCCTGGTTGGCGCGAAGGGCCCCTGCCCCCATGGACAGCAGGGAAGTGATGCCGGACATCAGAGCCTCCCGCTGATCATGCCCGGAGGCGGCGTGGCCGAGGCCATGCGGCCCCTGGCCCCGTAGACGCCCTTTTTCGGGGTCATGAGCTTTTGCAGGTTGTCCAGGCTCGACTTGGTCACGTCATACAGCCCAAGAGCCATGGCATAGTTGCGCGAGGCCTGCTTGGCCGAGCGCTGCTCGGTCTTTTCGATGGCCTCATAAAGGCCCAGGGCCGCCTCCCGGGTCTGGGGGTCGAGCTGTCCGACCAGATCGGCCAACCGCTTGGCCTGGGGGTCCAGGGCGGCGTACAGGGCGTGGAGGCTGTGGCGCTCCGCCGTGATCTGGCGCAGCAACTCCTGGATGGAAAATTCCACCGAGGCTACCGCCGCGGGCTGGCGCGTGGAAAGATGGGAAAATTCTTCCGCCAGAAGGCTTTCCAGGAGGGCGACGGCTCCAAGCTGCCGGCGCAGGTTCGCAAGTATCTGACCCTTCATGGCGTTCCTCGATTTTATTCGCAATTCCAGCAAATTAAAGCGGTCCCTGCAGGACTCCCGAAACGGCCAGCAGGCCATGGGGGTCCACCGTGTCGCCGCCCCGGCGCAGTTCGAAGTGCAAATGCGGCCCGGTGGAGCGTCCGGTGCTTCCTACCTCTGCAATTTTTCCGCCAGCCTGGACGCTGTCGCCCGGCCGCACCGCGTAACCGCGCAAATGGCCGTACACGCTCTTCCAGCCGCCGGGATGCTCCACCTCCACCACGTTGCCATAGCCGCCCTTGGTTCCGGCATAAGTGACGACGCCGTCCCAGCAGGCGGCCACCGGATCGCCCTCGGCCGCGGCGATGTCCATGCCGGCGTGCCAAGCCTTGCCGCCCTTGAAGGGATCGGTGCGCCAGCCGTAATCGGAGGTGATGTCGCCCCGGGTCGGCGCGGCCATGGGCCGGGCCGCCTGGGCCTCGGCCAGTCCGTCATCGTTTTGACGGCTGCCTTCGGCCGGCTCGTGGGCCGGGCTCAGCGCCGGCATGGCCGACTGGCCATGGGCCGCCGCCCCGGGCCGGGCCAGGGCCGCCGCCACGGCCGGCGAAAGCTGTTGCGCCTGGACCGGCCGGCCGCCGCGCGGCAGGGTCGCGTCCGTGACGGTCAGATTGGACGAAGCCACGCCCAGGCCATGGGTTCCCGTCGGCCGGTTGGCCGGCAACACGTCGCCGATGCCCGCCTTCTCGCCGCCGCCAAGCACCTTGCCCTTGAGCTGGCGGTACATCATGTCGGCCAGCCCAATGCCGCCGGCCTCGGCCATCTTGTCGCACATGGCCTTGTCGAACATGGAATAATACTGGTCCTCGTACTGGCCGCGCAAAAGCCCGTCCTTGGGGACCGTGGCCCGCATCTGGGAAAACAGCTTGGAGATGAACACCGACTCAAAGCCCTGGCAGGCCTCGCGCAGCTTGGCTTCCTTGTCCTTGCCGCCGGAAAGCGTCTGGCGCAGGGCGTCGATCTCGAGCTTCTGCGCGACGTCGCTGTGCAAAGAGGCGGTGGCGGCCACATCGGCCATGCCCTCGGGAACGCTCATGGCAGTCATCCTCGCGTTGCTGCGTCGGTTTTTTGGCCATTCGGCCCCGACACCCCTGGTAAGGCAAATTGCGGGCCAGTTTGGCTGGGAGAGGGAGAGAAGAGCCTCCGGCGGCTGGGGGCCTAAGGCCCCCAGACCCCCCACATGGAGAAATGTTTAAGGGGCTTCGGCGAGGATAGGCCCATACGGAGGCGAACGGCCCTTGACGGAAACCACCGATACTACGGCGGGCAGGAGAGACGCTGCCTCTGCCTTGCCCTCCCCGCTGAGGGCCTGAGGCTCCCGGCCCTCGTATGGGTGAAGGGGCCTCCTCCCTCCCCTGCCCCGCCGGTTGCGCAACAAAACGCCCCGGCGGTCCGTGACGGACGCCGGGGCGGCGATGCCTTTTCTGGCGAACGGCGCGGCGCGCGCCGGCCCGGCAGCGGCCGGACTAGTTGACTTCGAGGTCGGCCGAGAGCGCCCCCGAGGCTTCCAAGGTGCGCAGGACGCTGATGAGGTCGCGCGGCGTGGCCCCCAGGGCGTTTAACCCTTCGACCAGTTCTTGCAGGGTCGCGCCCTCGATCATCTTGAGCTTCCTGTTCTCCTCGTTGACCGCGATATTGGTCTCGGGCGTGACCACGGTGCGGCCGTTGGAGAACGGCAACGGCTGGGACACGTCGGCCGATTCCTGGACCTGGATCTGGAGGTTGCCGTGGGTGACGGCCACCGGCGAAATCTGGACGTTTTGGCCCAGCACCACCGTGCCGGTCTTTTCGTCCACCACCACCCTGGCCCGGTGGTCCGGGGTGACGTCGAGATTTTCGATGGAAGCCATGAGCATGGCCAGGTTGCCCTGGTTTTCCGGCGGCACGGCCAACCTGATGGTGCCGGCGTCGATGGCCGTGGCCATGGCCTGGCCCAGGGATTCGTTGACCCGCTTGGCCAGCCGGGTGGCCGTGGAAAAGTCGGGATTGCGCAGCGACAGGGTCAGATCGGGCTGGTCGTTGAAGGCAAAGGGCACGCTGCGTTCGATGTTGCCGCCGCCGGGCACCATGCCCACGGTGGTGATGTTTTTGGACACCGACGCCCCGGCCCCCTGGGCCGACACGCCGCCGACCAGCACCGACCCCTGGGCGATGGCGTAGATGTTGCCGTCAATGCCCTTTAAGGGCGTCACCAGCAGCACGCCGCCAAGCAAGCTCGTGGAGTCGCCAATCGACGACACCGTGACGTCGAGCCGGCTGCCGGCCTTGGACGACACCGGCATCTGGGCCGTGACCATGACCGCGGCCACGTTTTTGGGCTTGAGCGTCGCCTTGTCCACCCGCACGCCCATCTTGTCGAGCATGTTGTAGATGGACTGGACCGTGAAATCCGAGCCGCGCTGGTCGCCGGTGCCGGAAAGCCCGACCACCAGGCCGTAGCCCACGAGCTGGTTCTTGCGCATGCCCGACACCGTGGCCAGGTCCTTGATGCGGGCGCTGTGGGCCGTGTGGACCACGCCAAGCACCAAGGCGGCCAGGATGAGCACGGCCAGCATGGCCGGCAGGCTGTCCGGCATTGCCGCCGTCATGACGGCCAGGGCCGGACGCCGTGTCTTCGCCCTCCGGGCGTTTGCATTGGGTTGCATGTCCATACGCTCCCCTTGGTAATCCTTCTTGTCGTGTCCGTGCGGCCTGAGTCAGGCGGCAGGGACGGCCGAAGCAGTGTTTTGTGTCGCGCCGGGTTAGAACGGCCAGACGTTGTCCAGGATGCGGGTAAGCCAGCCGCTCTTCTGGCGGTCGGCCAGGTCGCCCTCGCCGTAGTATTCGATCTGGCAGTCGGCCAGCATGGTCGACAGCACGGTGTTGTTGGGGCCGATGTCGATGGGCCGCACCAACCCCTTGATGACGATGATCTGGTTTTCGTCGTTGACCCGCGTCTGGCGCGCCCCTTCGACCTGCATCACCCCGCCGGGCAGGATGTTGACGATGCGCGCGCCGATGGAGGCGGTGACGGCCGATTCGCGCTTGGTCTCGCCCTTGCTCTGGAACTTCTGGGCCGTGTTGGTCTTGACGATGGGGTCGCTGCCGATAAGCCCGTTCATGCCGAAGTTGGGGCCGCCGAGCTGGCCGGACAGGTTGCCGGCCACGTTTTTGTTGCTGAAATAGTTCTGCACCCCGAGTTCGTTGCTGGCCGTGCGGTCGTTTTTGGTCTCGGCCTTGAGGTCGGACTTGGAGGTGTCCACGATGTTGACGGTCAGGATGTCGCCGATGCGCCGGGCCCGGGTGTCGTCGAAAAGGAAGGTGGGCTGGCTTTGGCTGTAGATGGAGCCGGGGTTGTCGGCCGGCGGCGGCGCCTTGGCCACGGGCGGCGTCATCTGGGGAGCCGGGGCGGCCTGCTTGGTGGCCGGCGCGCAGCCGACCACGGCGGCGGCGATAAGGGCCAGGGGGATAAGCGGTGTGCGTCTCATGGCGCGTGTTCCTTTGCGTTTCGCGGTCCGTGCGAAGGGACTCTAGGCTTCCTACTGCACCACCACCGTCGTCTTGTCCTTGACGAGGCCGGTGATTTCCTTGGCGAACTTGCTGTTTTTCACGGTGATCTTGCCGCCTGGCGCGCCGTCGGTCATGGCCTCGGCCAGCATGGTCAGGCGCACAGCCCGGCCCTGGTAGATGAGCTTGACCTGATCGCCCCGGACGATAAGCGGCATGGGTTCCATGTCGTCGGCCATGAGGACCTGTCCCGTGCCCACGCCCTTTCTGGCCCGCCATTGCCCGTCGCCCGGCTCGAACACCCGGCCCTTGATCCCGGCCAGGTTGCGGCGTTCGTAGACGTAGGCGATCTGTTCCATGGCGGCGCCGTCCTTGGGCAGAATGTTCTTGATGGCCACCGGCACCCGGCCGAAATGTTCGACCACGGCCTCTGCCGGGGCTTGTTGCAAGATCCTTGCCCCGGGTCCGGTCACCACGTAGCGAAAGGTCGTGCGGCCGGGCTGGAGTTCGGCGGCCTCAACGCCGACGCTGGCGTTGTCGTCGATGAAAAGATGCTCCGGGGCGGAAACCGACAAGAGCTTGGCCTCGGCCCCCAGGGCCGCGACCTTGGGCGTCAAGGTTTCGACGGCCATGGCCCGCAGCTCCTGGCCGGAGACCACCCGCCCCCCCCGCCGTACGGTCAGCTGGCTTGGCAGGGCGTATTCCACCGGCGCGTCGCGCAGGTAATAGCGCAGCCCTTCCATGACCTTGGCCGAAGGGATGACGGATACGCGGCCCACGGCCTCCGGGGCGTACCACAGGGGCGTGGCCCCGAGCACGGCCCAGGCGTCGGCCGGGAATTCGCCGGAAGGTTCGGCGATTTCGGACAACAGCACCCGCTCGCCGGCGGCCGTGGCCGCCTCGCGCACGGCGATCCGCCACAATCCGGCCCCAGCCGGCAGGGCGGCCAGGAGCCAGGCGGCGGCCAGGACGGCGACGGCGAAAATGGTGATGGCGCGGCGTTTCATGGCGACCTCCTTGGCTGTCGGGCCCTCCCCGCGCCGCCGCCCGCCGGTTGCGGGCGGCGGCGGCGGGACGAGCCCCAAATAACGGAACCGGACGACGGACGTCCGCTTAACGCTTGATGTTGACGGCGGTCTGCAACATGCCGTCGGCCGTGGTGATGGACTTGGAGTTGGCCTCGTAGGCGCGCTGGCCGACAATGAGGCCGACCATTTCGTCCACGAGCTCCACGTTGGACATTTCCAGGAACCCCTGGGCCAGGGTGCCGGCGTTCTGGTTGCCGGGAGTGACCTCGTTGGCCGCGCCCGAAGCCTGGCTGGTGGAATAGAGGTTGCGGCCTTCGGCGGTCAGGCCGGCATTGTTGATAAACGTGTAGAGCGGGATGTCGGTGGCGGCCAGCTCGGCGCTGTTGGCGTCGAGGCAGGACAGGTGGCCGTTTTCGGTGATGGTGATGGTCTTGGTTTCGGTGGGCACGGAAAAGGCCGGCTGGAGCGGATAGCCATTGGCCGTGACGATGGTGCCGTCCTGGTTGAGCTTGAACGAACCGGCCCGGGTATAGAGCTCGCGGCCGTTGACGTCGACCTTGAAAAAGCCCTCGCCCTGGATGGCGATGTCGAGCTGGTTGCCGGTGTTTTGCATGTCGCCTTGGGTGAAGAACTTGTGCACCGTCGTCGGCTTGACGCCCAAGCCGACCTGAAGGCCGGTGGGCAGGCGGTTGCCGCCCACGGTCTCGGTGCCGGCCACCTGTAAGGTCTGGTACATGAGGTCCTCGAACTCGGCCCGGCTCTTTTTAAAGCCTACGGTGTTCACGTTGGCCAGGTTGTTGGACATGGTGTCGATTTGCATCTGCATGGCCACCATACCGGTGGAGGCCGTCCACAATGATCGCATCATAACAGTATCCCTCCGGATCCTTGGCCTTACATCTTGTCGGTGCCGACGCGGATGGCCTTGGTGTCAAGTTCGTTGGAGCTGCTCATGACCTTCTGATAGGCTTCGAAGGTGCGCTGGGTTTCGATCATGGAGACCATCTCTTCCACCACCTCGACGTTGGGCTTTTCGAGAAAGCCCTGGGCC is from Solidesulfovibrio magneticus RS-1 and encodes:
- the csrA gene encoding carbon storage regulator CsrA, yielding MLILTRRPGESLHLGDHIKITVLGVQGKQIKIGLEVPDDMQVYREEVYLRVLEQNRQALCAMDSDVLAAAKLWPKKTNE
- the flgL gene encoding flagellar hook-associated protein FlgL — its product is MVMRVAQQSIYGSIVRQNNAALSRLMETNLQSSTQKRINAPSDDPNGAALVLQTRCDISQLTQYKRNITSAEGWLTQSDSALTSVSTLITSIKGYAEQGATGSVTEENRGEIASAVRQYFQQLISLANTEYSGQSLFAGQKVDTEAFSEALWMNSNDETFNAAVAASNGGFTLTGSSNSTLLVQFMGTDTAGHQPAFSYSADGGTTWTTGSYNTATTDDPQELNLGGVTMTLDNDALDTVTACADHEDENGTWMWIRPTAVYNGNTNDGVTVIDATNSGATASAAGVFSGNVAVRLDEDCDFSAPFAYSYSTDGGRSWVSGNTSGTPSGTTVSLPVPGGSLTLDSAGTVVSGSQFFIQPSTADISVAISPTDSVTVNGVGKDIFGGVYNGQAVTFEGSVDANLFETVGKLVGYLETNNQQGCQEALDQLTASQEQVLTVAASVGARENRVTAAGVMVDTLAENAGDTLSKTEDADLTELITKLAQQELAYQAVLKSSSTVMNLSLVSYI
- the flgK gene encoding flagellar hook-associated protein FlgK, which produces MSGITSLLSMGAGALRANQAALQVTGNNISNVDTEGYSRQSVVLKDGQYVNTFTGQVGTGVVAQEVVRAHDKFVEAQYLTKVSARDRYQTLYNGLQSVQNLVNESNTDGLNTSLSTFFDDWGDLTTNPESAAVRQTLVDDTETLLSTLRSEADSMRQLEDQADQSIAAGVDKLNELAKDIADLNNQINQTQIDGKSNPNNLYDLRDVKLREMAGLVDINVIDNGKGDITVYTTAGQTVVDGVVAFDFKFEQGQTVRQLSPTSLGPPVSDVQAYYDGADNDEYTLKVVSGGAVGGGAAFQVSLDGGRTWLTNDDGTTAVYQAEAEGSKVRVGDLDIWFANVDDPDTPAADNLNVGDTFTLVPKKALYWYTTAGTAENITPQQYADGTDNTRRLTGGALAGAFLFRDEELGEFQDTLDAFAKSMVWEVNRIHSQGAGLTNFSTVLGTNAVSLTNVALDSRSSGLDFGDRLQSGAFMLYAYDANGNLAVDGSGNPVQASIAFTPGVTTLDDLVTAIDNAFSPPAFSDTYLDASISNNRLSISGVNGRTFQFGDDSSGVLAALGVNTFLTGSRASDVAVNDVVGTDLNRINAGHVGADGLVAVGDNLTAKAMTELENTAISFYVAGKTTVNQTLTDNYASLVSKIGSDTAAASYQATYQAALAAELNEQQLSTSGVNLDEELTNMIKFQHSYQAAAKLVSTANSMFETVLGLKN
- the flgN gene encoding flagellar export chaperone FlgN, translating into MKGQILANLRRQLGAVALLESLLAEEFSHLSTRQPAAVASVEFSIQELLRQITAERHSLHALYAALDPQAKRLADLVGQLDPQTREAALGLYEAIEKTEQRSAKQASRNYAMALGLYDVTKSSLDNLQKLMTPKKGVYGARGRMASATPPPGMISGRL
- a CDS encoding peptidoglycan DD-metalloendopeptidase family protein is translated as MSVPEGMADVAATASLHSDVAQKLEIDALRQTLSGGKDKEAKLREACQGFESVFISKLFSQMRATVPKDGLLRGQYEDQYYSMFDKAMCDKMAEAGGIGLADMMYRQLKGKVLGGGEKAGIGDVLPANRPTGTHGLGVASSNLTVTDATLPRGGRPVQAQQLSPAVAAALARPGAAAHGQSAMPALSPAHEPAEGSRQNDDGLAEAQAARPMAAPTRGDITSDYGWRTDPFKGGKAWHAGMDIAAAEGDPVAACWDGVVTYAGTKGGYGNVVEVEHPGGWKSVYGHLRGYAVRPGDSVQAGGKIAEVGSTGRSTGPHLHFELRRGGDTVDPHGLLAVSGVLQGPL
- a CDS encoding flagellar basal body P-ring protein FlgI, producing MTAAMPDSLPAMLAVLILAALVLGVVHTAHSARIKDLATVSGMRKNQLVGYGLVVGLSGTGDQRGSDFTVQSIYNMLDKMGVRVDKATLKPKNVAAVMVTAQMPVSSKAGSRLDVTVSSIGDSTSLLGGVLLVTPLKGIDGNIYAIAQGSVLVGGVSAQGAGASVSKNITTVGMVPGGGNIERSVPFAFNDQPDLTLSLRNPDFSTATRLAKRVNESLGQAMATAIDAGTIRLAVPPENQGNLAMLMASIENLDVTPDHRARVVVDEKTGTVVLGQNVQISPVAVTHGNLQIQVQESADVSQPLPFSNGRTVVTPETNIAVNEENRKLKMIEGATLQELVEGLNALGATPRDLISVLRTLEASGALSADLEVN
- a CDS encoding flagellar basal body L-ring protein FlgH; this encodes MRRTPLIPLALIAAAVVGCAPATKQAAPAPQMTPPVAKAPPPADNPGSIYSQSQPTFLFDDTRARRIGDILTVNIVDTSKSDLKAETKNDRTASNELGVQNYFSNKNVAGNLSGQLGGPNFGMNGLIGSDPIVKTNTAQKFQSKGETKRESAVTASIGARIVNILPGGVMQVEGARQTRVNDENQIIVIKGLVRPIDIGPNNTVLSTMLADCQIEYYGEGDLADRQKSGWLTRILDNVWPF
- the flgA gene encoding flagellar basal body P-ring formation chaperone FlgA, translated to MKRRAITIFAVAVLAAAWLLAALPAGAGLWRIAVREAATAAGERVLLSEIAEPSGEFPADAWAVLGATPLWYAPEAVGRVSVIPSAKVMEGLRYYLRDAPVEYALPSQLTVRRGGRVVSGQELRAMAVETLTPKVAALGAEAKLLSVSAPEHLFIDDNASVGVEAAELQPGRTTFRYVVTGPGARILQQAPAEAVVEHFGRVPVAIKNILPKDGAAMEQIAYVYERRNLAGIKGRVFEPGDGQWRARKGVGTGQVLMADDMEPMPLIVRGDQVKLIYQGRAVRLTMLAEAMTDGAPGGKITVKNSKFAKEITGLVKDKTTVVVQ
- the flgG gene encoding flagellar basal-body rod protein FlgG, with translation MMRSLWTASTGMVAMQMQIDTMSNNLANVNTVGFKKSRAEFEDLMYQTLQVAGTETVGGNRLPTGLQVGLGVKPTTVHKFFTQGDMQNTGNQLDIAIQGEGFFKVDVNGRELYTRAGSFKLNQDGTIVTANGYPLQPAFSVPTETKTITITENGHLSCLDANSAELAATDIPLYTFINNAGLTAEGRNLYSTSQASGAANEVTPGNQNAGTLAQGFLEMSNVELVDEMVGLIVGQRAYEANSKSITTADGMLQTAVNIKR